The Deltaproteobacteria bacterium genomic interval TCTTGCCTGTGTAAAATAGAATGCGCTCAGTGAGAGTAGTCTTTCCCGCATCTATATGGGCAATTATTCCTATATTGCGGATACGTTTAATCAGGTTTTCACGGGTCATATTATGAAGTACCCAGATATCCCAAATATTATTTGGATCAGTCGGCCTGCCGAAAGGTTAATCTTGACTTCAATATAATGATTGTTAAATTGTTTTCATTATGAAAATCTCTTCAAATATTAACGGGAATTATTTACGTCGGATGAGTCCGGTTTTAATTGCCGCCAGTTTTATTTTTCTTTTTTCAGCATGTCAAGATGCACAAGTCAAAGGTAAATATGACAATCCATATACCAGTGATGAAGTCAAAACAATGTTGTCCTATCATGGGGCACTTGTCGCCAAGTTTGACGGCAATCAGTGGTATTTCCTTTCCGGTAACCGATGGATCAAGCTGGAAAATGCCGGGGCCTATAAATATGCTTTGCTTTCTTCCAGGCACAGGGCCTTAAAATTTTAGTGCAGTGAGATTCATTCTTTCTCTCCTCGCGGCCTGAATGAAGGAATTGGGAACGGAAAAAGTCCTCTGGGACCTCGGAGATCTGTATCAAGGCCCTGATGATCCCGGAATCCATGATGACATGGAGAGATGCAAGAAGTCGGCCCTTGATATTGCTGGCAGATATTCGGGCAAAATTGCAGAACTCACAGCTGAAGAACTCTTTGCTGCCGTGAGTGAATATGAAGACTTTATCGTTATTACAGGAAAGCTCAGCGCATTTGCCCAGCTATATTTTTCAACACGTGTTAATGATCCAAAGGCCGGTGCTTTTTTACAGAGAGTCAATGAATTCTCCAGCATGGTAAACAAGGATGTAGTGTTTTTCGATATTGAGTGGGCAAATGTTCCTGATAAAAAGGCGGATGACCTGCTTGCCAATCCCATACTGGAGCACTACAGGCACTATTTGCAGGCAGCCAGGCGATACAAACCTCATCTTCTTTCCCGGACGGAAGAACAACTTATAATTGAAATCAGTCCTGCAGGTCGTTCAAGCTGGATCAGCTTGTTTGAAAAAGTCTTGGCGGCCCAGCGTTTTGGCAAAAAAGCCCGCACACAGGAAGAGGTCTTGACCGATCTTTACTCGCCGGACCGCAGGGTCAGGAAAAATTCGGCAAAAGAACTTACAGAAGGGTTGCGCAGCCAATTAACTGTACTTACCCATACCTTCAATACCGTCCTGTGCGACAAGATGATCAATGACAGACTCCGGCGCTATCGTAATTGGGCCAGCTCCATTAACCTTGCAAATGAACTCGATGATGATACTGTTGATTCCCTGATCGCCTCCGCCCATTACCGTTATGACATAGTTCAACGTTACTATGGCTTAAAGCGCCGCCTGCTCGGGCTGGAAAAACTTTTTGACTATGACAGATATGCGCCATTACCTTATCTGCCTCAGCGGGTTGTAGATTGGGAAAAAGGCAAAGAGAAAGTTCTTGATGCATTTGAGAAATTCTCTCCCAAGATGGCCTCGATTGCCAATCTGTTTTTTGAAAGACGATGGATACATGCCCCAATAATGCCAGGTAAGACCGGAGGCGCCTTCGCACACCCGGTGGTTCCCCAGGTCCATCCTTATGTACTCGTGAATTACACCGGAAATCTGAGAGATATTGAGACAGTGGCCCATGAGCTCGGACATGGTGTTCACCAGATCATGGCAGGCAGGCAAGGCTATTTAAACAGTCATATCCCCTTGGTTTTGGCC includes:
- a CDS encoding oligoendopeptidase F, producing the protein MKELGTEKVLWDLGDLYQGPDDPGIHDDMERCKKSALDIAGRYSGKIAELTAEELFAAVSEYEDFIVITGKLSAFAQLYFSTRVNDPKAGAFLQRVNEFSSMVNKDVVFFDIEWANVPDKKADDLLANPILEHYRHYLQAARRYKPHLLSRTEEQLIIEISPAGRSSWISLFEKVLAAQRFGKKARTQEEVLTDLYSPDRRVRKNSAKELTEGLRSQLTVLTHTFNTVLCDKMINDRLRRYRNWASSINLANELDDDTVDSLIASAHYRYDIVQRYYGLKRRLLGLEKLFDYDRYAPLPYLPQRVVDWEKGKEKVLDAFEKFSPKMASIANLFFERRWIHAPIMPGKTGGAFAHPVVPQVHPYVLVNYTGNLRDIETVAHELGHGVHQIMAGRQGYLNSHIPLVLAETASVFCEMLVFKDLMKDLERPEEKLWLAAAKIESVFATVFRQVAMNRFENEVHNRRRSKGELSPDEFSGLWLKSQEEMFGSSVTLTDDYGVWWSYIGHFIHTPGYVYAYAFGELLVLSLYSMYEKGKTDFVPLYLELLAAGGNDTPYALLEPFGIDLHDPDFWHQGLNVIDDMVNEIEELAIKIDI